The following are from one region of the Trichoderma breve strain T069 chromosome 5, whole genome shotgun sequence genome:
- a CDS encoding DNA polymerase family A domain-containing protein has translation MRALYSAAGKLQRAPVASFVRLARHRGRRIAWEAQSRWLADVVQRDEAKDAKSLALSSSSRYNEVGVQQLSDHIFPQIFPGGSKPPPEELVRLSRDHLKRHDLYGKNTDTSEPVAFDLPELKGKTLDEHFHKLGIDCAEPYLRLAKEFTCANVPLKPKQWVHQSGWTKYHSDGTPPESVESPDEEMLCFDTEVMYKNHHFAVMACAVSPTAWYSWLSPWLLGETDNERQLIPIGDPAKDRIIVGHNVGYDRARILEEYNLKQTRTGFLDTMSLHVAVNGMCSRQRPTWQRFKKNREMRERVASQDPDHGMVELLSNPSIHEEEELWVERSSVNSLRDVAKFHLNVTIDKSKRDDFAETDREVILKQLDQLLEYCAADVSTTHRVYQIVLPSFLNVCPHPVSFAALRHLSSVILPVNETWEQYIANADALYNNLLESVQKRLEDLAKKAIELTDSPEIWGKDPWMMQLDWSVQEPRYVKAKRKGDPPIRDARQKMAGKPKWYRDLYASKNAPINLTVRSRIAPLLLKLAWDGHPLFWSNKYGWVFRVSPTDVSGYIAKKMPECVFDDSDPALRTDWGHSYFKLPHKDGPTARCSNPMAKGYLNYFENGTLSSDARDRIKSQMVVYENDILATEEGKAMEAGEKRQGFILPQVIPMGTITRRAVEKTWLTASNAKKNRVGSELKSMVKAPDGYCFVGADVDSEELWIASLMGDATFKIHGGNAIGFMTLEGTKAAGTDLHSRTAAILGITRNDAKVFNYGRIYGAGLNFAATLLRQFNPALSESEAMTIAQRLYANTKGTKTIRRVINQHKFWRGGTESFVFNKLEEFAEQDWARTPVLGAGITQALMSRFVSKGGYLPSRINWAIQSSGVDYLHLLIVSMDYLIRRFNLDARLAITVHDEIRYLVKNEDKYRAALALQVANIWTRAMFAQQVGINDLPQSCAFFSAVDIDHVLRKEVNMDCVTPSHKTPIPHGESLDIQTLLDKGAEAMLDPSIVPDPKFAPKLDGIVYTPRTPIMQTLQESGQNNISFIKAQIANDDQELQDIVNNLRKATTQKSTTPRSTTSRSTTPKYKAQMPPAAPPKDVLRHNATDVDTWCTWVNEPVSGSYKRSYNHQNGGHGIKSGMPLH, from the exons ATGAGAGCACTCTACTCTGCCGCTGGCAAGCTCCAGCGAGCTCCGGTAGCGAGCTTCGTTCGGCTTGCTCGCCACCGAGGACGTCGCATTGCGTGGGAAGCGCAGTCGCGATGGCTCGCTGATGTTGTACAAAGggatgaagccaaggatGCCAAGTCTCTAGCTT tgtcttcctcttcgcgaTACAATGAAGTTGGTGTGCAGCAACTTAGCGATCACATCTTCCCTCAGATATTTCCTGGAGGTTCTAAACCGCCGCCTGAGGAGCTGGTAAGGCTGTCAAGAGACCATTTAAAACGACATGACCTCTATGGAAAGAACACGGATACCTCTGAACCTGTTGCTTTCGACCTGCCCGAACTCAAGGGCAAGACCCTCGACGAACATTTTCACAAGCTTGGAATCGATTGTGCCGAACCGTACTTGCGGCTTGCCAAAGAATTCACGTGTGCAAATGTCCCTCTGAAGCCGAAACAATGGGTGCACCAAAGCGGGTGGACCAAATATCACTCTGATGGGACACCACCGGAGTCGGTAGAATCCCCCGATGAAGAGATGCTGTGTTTTGACACAGAAGTCATGTATAAAAATCACCACTTCGCAGTAATGGCATGCGCGGTTAGCCCCACGGCATGGTACTCATGGCTATCTCCTTGGCTACTAGGCGAGACAGACAACGAGCGACAGCTAATACCGATAGGCGACCCAGCCAAGGACCGTATCATCGTGGGACACAATGTTGGCTATGACAGAGCAAGAATATTGGAAGAGTACAATCTCAAGCAAACTAGAACTGGATTCCTAGATACCATGTCACTGCACGTTGCTGTTAACGGCATGTGCTCACGACAACGCCCGACCTGGCAGAGGTTCAAGAAAAATCGAGAGATGCGAGAAAGAGTGGCTAGCCAAGATCCTGATCACGGCATGGTTGAGCTTTTGAGCAATCCTAGCATAcacgaagaggaggagctgtGGGTCGAGAGAAGCTCAGTCAACTCACTGCGGGATGTCGCCAAATTCCATCTCAACGTCACAATCGACAAAAGCAAACGGGATGACTTTGCCGAGACCGACCGCGAGGTCATACTGAAACAGTTGGACCAACTTCTGGAATACTGCGCTGCAGATGTGTCCACCACCCACAGAGTATATCAAATCGTTCTTCCTAGCTTCTTAAACGTTTGCCCACACCCAGTCAGTTTCGCTGCCCTGAGGCACTTGTCATCCGTTATTCTGCCGGTCAACGAGACTTGGGAGCAATACATCGCTAATGCTGATGCACTATACAATAACCTCCTTGAATCGGTCCAGAAGAGGTTAGAGGATCTGGCGAAGAAAGCCATTGAACTGACGGACAGCCCCGAGATTTGGGGAAAAGATCCCTGGATGATGCAACTGGACTGGTCAGTACAAGAGCCTAGGTATGTCAAAGCCAAACGCAAGGGTGATCCACCAATACGAGATGCAAGACAGAAGATGGCAGGGAAGCCGAAATGGTATAGGGATCTCTATGCCAGTAAAAACGCCCCTATAAACCTGACGGTGCGAAGTCGCATTGCCCCTTTGCTATTGAAGTTGGCTTGGGACGGGCACCCATTATTCTGGTCTAACAAGTATGGCTGGGTGTTTCGAGTCAGCCCAACCGATGTGTCCGGTTACattgcaaagaagatgccagaGTGTGTCTTTGATGACTCTGACCCTGCCTTGCGCACCGATTGGGGGCACTCATACTTTAAGCTCCCTCATAAAGATGGTCCCACCGCTCGCTGCTCGAACCCTATGGCAAAAGGATATCTCAACTATTTCGAAAATGGAACACTATCATCAGA CGCGCGCGATAGGATAAAGTCCCAAATGGTTGTCTACGAAAACGACATACTCGCTACTGAAGAGGGTAAGGCGATGGAGGCTGGAGAAAAGCGCCAGGGCTTTATTTTACCCCAAGTTATTCCCATGGGTACAATCACTCGGCGAGCAGTTGAGAAAACCTGGCTCACGGCAAGCAATGCCAAGAAGAACCGTGTTGGGTCTGAGTTAAAGTCGATGGTCAAAGCCCCAGATGGTTATTGCTTTGTGGGTGCCGATGTAGACTCGGAAGAACTGTGGATTGCTAGCTTGATGGGCGATGCGACATTCAAAATCCATGGCGGAAATGCAATTGGTTTCATGACGCTTGAGGGGACAAAAGCTGCAGGCACAGACCTGCATTCGCGGACAGCGGCGATCTTGGGTATCACTAGAAATGACGCGAAGGTCTTCAACTACGGACGTATCTACGGAGCTGGGCTGAACTTTGCTGCCACTCTCCTACGACAATTTAATCCTGCGCTCAGTGAAAGCGAGGCAATGACTATTGCTCAGAGACTCTATGCCAACACGAAAGGCACCAAGACGATCCGCAGGGTCATAAACCAGCACAAATTCTGGAGAGGTGGAACGGAGTCGTTTGTATTCAATAAACTGGAAGAGTTTGCGGAACAGGATTGGGCCCGAACACCGGTGTTGGGAGCCGGTATCACACAAGCACTTATGAGCCGCTTTGTGAGCAAGGGTGGCTACCTGCCTTCCCGCATCAACTGGGCTATTCAATCCTCGGGCGTCGATTATCTCCACTTGTTAATCGTTTCTATGGACTACTTGATTCGCCGGTTCAACCTCGATGCTCGACTGGCCATCACAGTCCACGATGAAATTCGGTATCTGGTGAAGAACGAGGATAAATACCGGGCTGCACTTGCACTCCAGGTAGCAAATATTTGGACCCGGGCCATGTTCGCGCAACAAGTGGGCATAAACGATCTCCCCCAGTCCTGCgctttcttctctgccgtcgACATTGATCACGTTCTGCGCAAAGAAGTCAACATGGACTGCGTCACTCCTAGTCACAAAACTCCGATTCCTCATGGCGAGAGCTTGGATATCCAAACTTTGCTGGACAAGGGTGCTGAGGCGATGCTCGATCCGTCCATCGTTCCGGATCCCAAGTTTGCTCCAAAGTTGGATGGTATAGTGTATACGCCGCGTACTCCAATAATGCAAACACTTCAAGAATCGGGGCAGAATAACATATCGTTTATCAAAGCTCAGATTGCGAACGATGACCAAGAGTTGCAGGATATTGTCAATAATTTGCGCAAGGCTACAACGCAGAAGTCTACCACGCCGAGGTCTACAACGTCAAGATCTACAACACCGAAGTATAAAGCGCAAATGCCCCCAGCAGCGCCGCCTAAGGATGTGCTTCGTCATAACGCAACCGATGTAGACACATGGTGCACATGGGTGAATGAGCCCGTCTCGGGCTCGTACAAAAGAAGCTACAATCATCAGAACGGGGGTCACGGTATTAAGAGTGGCATGCCTTTGCATTAA
- a CDS encoding aconitase family (aconitate hydratase) domain-containing protein produces the protein MTALRRAIAFNASALAARQARTSITRSRLLSASGAQFRTYTVSSPRRQQAFQSQIDSTPRSSVLQSSLGAAPANPQTLTEKIVQLHADGLHEGKKVKAGDYITLRPHKSMTHDNSWPVITKYMEMGATSVKDNRQVVMTLDHDVQNNSEQNLRKYRLIEEFANTHGIDFYPAKHGIGHQIMIEEGYAWPGTVSVASDSHSNMYGGVGCLGTAIVRSDAASVLATSTVFWQIPPTVKITFTGVLPPGVTGKDTIIALCGLLNKDDVLNMCVEFTGSEQTLASIPISERLTIANMTTEWGALSGLFPVDDKLISWYRARATLAAMSNSPTKDRINHERIDKLLENPMVADPGAKYAKEFYFNLSTLSPFVAGPNSVKVANPVKNLEAQDIAVDKAYLLSCTNGRSEDFAAAARVFREAGKDGKPAKVHPRVKFYLAPASVAEQKMAEDAGDWQILEQSGAQLLPAGCGPCIGLGTGLLEEGQVGISASNRNYKGRMGSPKALCYLASPEVVAASAIQGKIASPSWYQKPEGVEKVVFGEGSGDFAADKARAVGDAFDKILGEMESLIGAAEGAAEESASPAAAEEETLTTVVPGFPEKIEGEIVFCDNDNINTDGIYPGKYTYQDGLTTEQMAKVCMENYDTEFGNIIRPNDVLVTGFNFGCGSSREQAATSILAKQIPLVVAGSFGNIFSRNSINNALLGIEIPKLIERLREAYKDDAEKPLTRRTGWKLLWDVRRSKVTITEQDGSSWEQKVGEMPPSVQEIVAKGGVVKWVQSKMQA, from the exons ATGACTGCACTT CGGAGAGCCATCGCTTTCAATGCCTCCGCCCTTGCGGCGCGGCAAGCTCGAACCTCGATCACACGCTCGCGATTATTGTCGGCATCTGGGGCCCAGTTCCGTACCTACACCGTATCCAGTCCCCGACGGCAACAGGCCTTCCAGTCGCAAATCGATAGCACTCCCAGATCATCTGTCCTCCAGTCCTCCCTGGGCGCCGCCCCGGCCAATCCACAGACACTTACCGAGAAGATTGTACAACTTCACGCAGATGGCCTTCACGAGGGGAAAAAAGTCAAGGCTGGAGATTATATTACGTTGCG GCCTCACAAGAGCATGACGCACGACAATTCATGGCCCGTGATTACCAA GTATATGGAAATGGGTGCCACCTCGGTCAAGGATAATCGCCAGGTCGTCATGAC GCTTGACCACGACGTGCAGAACAACTCTGAACAAAATCTACGCAAATACCGCCTGATCGAGGAGTTTGCCAACACTCATGGCATCGACTTTT ATCCCGCAAAACACGGTATTGGCCACCAAATTATGATTGAAGAAGGCTATGCCTGGCCAGGAACCGTCAGTG TTGCTAGTGATAGTCACTCAAACATGTACGGTGGTGTAGGGTGCCTTGGCACAGCCATCGTCCGCTCAGACGCTGCCAGTGTCCTGGCAACCTCGACGGTGTTCTGGCAGATCCCTCCGACTGTGAAAATCACTTTCACGGGGGTCCTGCCTCCGGGCGTCACAGGAAAAGACACGATTATAGCCCTATGCGGTTTGCTTAATAAAGATGACGTGCTCAACATGTGCGTCGAGTTCACTGGGTCTGAGCAGACGCTGGCAAGCATTCCGATTTCCGAACGCTTGACAATCGCCAACATGACTACTGAATGGGGAGCGCTTTCAG GACTATTCCCTGTTGATGACAAGCTCATCTCATGGTACCGCGCCAGGGCAACACTCGCAGCCATGTCTAACAGTCCTACCAAGGACCGGATCAATCACGAGCGGATTGATAAGCTCTTGGAGAACCCTATGGTTGCTGATCCGGGTGCTAAATATGCTAAGGAATTCTACTTCAACCT ATCCACCCTCTCACCCTTTGTTGCTGGTCCCAACTCTGTCAAGGTTGCCAACCCTGTTAAGAATCTCGAGGCTCAGGATATCGCTGTAGACAAGGCGTATCTTCTGAGTTGCACCAACGGTAGAAGTGAGGAtttcgctgctgctgctcgtgtATTCAGGGAGGCTGGTAAGGACGGCAAGCCTGCCAAGGTTCATCCTCGCGTCAAATTCTATCTTGCGCCTGCATCTGTGGCTGAACAGAAGATGGCGGAAGATGCGGGAGACTGGCAGATTCTCGAACAATCTGGGGCTCAGCTACTTCCGGCTGGGTGTGGTCCTTGCATTGGCCTA GGCACC GGCTTACTCGAGGAAGGCCAGGTGGGCATTTCCGCGAGCAACAGAAATTATAAAGGGCGCATGG GAAGTCCCAAGGCGCTGTGTTATCTCGCCAGCCCCGAGGTCGTCGCAGCCAGTGCTATTCAGGGCAAGATTGCCAGCCCAAGCTGGTACCAAAAGCCCGAGGGCGTGGAGAAAGTAGTCTTTGGCGAGGGGAGCGGCGACTTTGCTGCCGACAAAGCTCGCGCCGTTGGAGATGCCTTTGACAAGATCCTtggtgagatggagagcTTGATTGGCGCTGCTGAAGGCGCTGCTGAAGAATCGGCAAGCCCAGCggccgctgaagaagagacgtTGACTACTGTCGTCCCGGGCTTTCCCGAGAAGATTGAGGGCGAAATCGTTTTCT GTGATAatgacaacatcaacacTGATGGCATCTACCCTGGGAAATACACCTACCAGGATGGCCTGACCACAGAGCAAATGGCCAAGGTGTGCATGGAGAACTACGATACCGAGTTCGGCAACATTATTAGGCCAAATGATGTTTTGGTAACCGGATTCAACTTTGGCTGTGGAAGCTCCCGAGAGCAAGCAGCAACATCTATCCTAGCCAAGCAGATTCCTCTCGTGGTTGCAGGTAGCTTCGGCAACATCTTCAGCCGCAACA GCATCAACAACGCTCTTCTTGGCATTGAAATCCCGAAGCTGATTGAGCGACTTCGTGAAGCGTACAAGGACGACGCGGAGAAGCCTCTGACTCGCCGTACGGGCTGGAAGCTGCTGTGGGATGTCCGCCGATCTAAAGTCACTATTACGGAGCAAGATGGCTCTTCTTGGGAGCAAAAGGTTGGAGAGATGCCTCCTAGCGTTCAGGAAATCGTTGCCAAGGGAGGTGTGGTGAAGTGGGTGCAGTCGAAAATGCAGGCTTAA